A region of Legionella donaldsonii DNA encodes the following proteins:
- the lnt gene encoding apolipoprotein N-acyltransferase, whose product MTRTTSVQSLAFISTRAISYSHLLRAFLFGLLLPLSFAPFHLPGAAILSLAFFYAQLGKEQNQQAFWDGLFLGLGYFGLGISWVFVSIHEYGHLNSVFAALITLCFLIYLSLFPALMALIFKKLAIPRLAFLSCLLFSALWTLTEYLRSTFLSGFPWLLLGFGQFDAPSKYLLPVIGVYGVGFLTCFAATILATSTQLNGLRRSLCLIAFVGLLLSPSLLKYINWAQKDSTSMSVGVIQANLSMRDKWDENLFWQLLQRYQQDTEKLLGTQLIVMPESAIPLPPSYIGDFLTDIHVKAKQAGSAVMLGIPKPTTIDENYYFNALISLGNAKGFYLKQHLVPFGEYIPKPFQQISNWLAIPDANLKPGGTDQTLIKIGRHAMATLICYELAYGDLLRHQLPRAEWIVSISDDGWFGHSLAMYQQQQMAQVRSLQTARYQIIANNDGLSSVVNTRGEITASLPAFSAGILKTTLFPMTGMTPWVYFGDLPSLLFAVLVVFIYMVYRIRHHKVNH is encoded by the coding sequence ATGACTCGAACAACTTCAGTACAAAGCCTGGCGTTTATTTCGACAAGAGCTATAAGTTACAGCCATCTTTTACGTGCCTTTTTGTTTGGATTATTGCTTCCTTTAAGCTTTGCCCCATTCCACCTGCCTGGGGCAGCCATTTTAAGTCTGGCATTTTTTTATGCTCAGTTAGGCAAAGAGCAAAATCAGCAGGCTTTTTGGGATGGTCTTTTTCTTGGTTTAGGCTATTTTGGCTTAGGGATTTCCTGGGTATTTGTTAGTATCCATGAGTATGGACACCTTAATAGCGTGTTTGCGGCTCTGATTACATTATGCTTTTTAATTTATCTTTCTTTATTTCCCGCCCTGATGGCCCTGATTTTTAAAAAACTGGCTATTCCTCGTTTAGCCTTCCTGTCCTGTCTATTATTTAGTGCATTGTGGACTTTAACAGAATACCTGCGCTCCACATTCTTAAGTGGCTTTCCATGGCTCTTATTGGGTTTTGGCCAATTTGATGCTCCCAGTAAGTATTTACTACCCGTAATTGGCGTCTATGGAGTTGGGTTTTTAACCTGTTTTGCGGCCACAATACTGGCTACCAGCACACAACTCAATGGCTTACGACGCTCCTTGTGTTTAATCGCTTTCGTTGGTTTGCTGTTAAGCCCTTCTTTGTTGAAATATATAAATTGGGCACAAAAAGATTCTACTTCCATGTCAGTGGGAGTAATACAGGCTAATTTATCAATGCGCGACAAGTGGGATGAAAATTTATTTTGGCAATTATTACAGCGCTACCAGCAAGATACCGAAAAATTATTGGGTACTCAGTTAATTGTTATGCCGGAATCAGCCATTCCCCTACCACCGAGTTATATTGGCGATTTCCTGACTGACATCCATGTTAAAGCAAAACAGGCAGGGAGCGCGGTAATGTTGGGGATTCCCAAACCCACCACAATTGATGAAAACTACTATTTCAACGCTTTAATCAGTTTGGGAAATGCGAAAGGGTTTTACTTGAAACAACACCTTGTACCTTTTGGTGAATATATACCTAAACCTTTCCAACAGATTAGTAACTGGTTAGCAATCCCTGATGCTAACTTAAAACCAGGAGGTACTGACCAAACCCTAATTAAAATAGGTCGTCATGCTATGGCAACTTTAATTTGTTACGAATTAGCTTATGGTGATTTATTACGTCACCAACTTCCACGAGCGGAGTGGATTGTATCGATTAGTGACGATGGTTGGTTTGGCCATTCTTTAGCCATGTATCAGCAACAGCAAATGGCACAGGTACGCTCTCTACAGACAGCCCGTTACCAAATCATTGCTAATAATGATGGTTTATCTTCTGTCGTTAATACTCGCGGAGAAATTACAGCGTCACTCCCTGCCTTCAGTGCGGGTATACTAAAAACGACCTTATTCCCAATGACTGGCATGACTCCCTGGGTTTATTTTGGTGATCTGCCAAGCCTGCTATTTGCTGTTTTGGTGGTGTTTATTTATATGGTTTATCGTATACGCCACCATAAAGTAAATCATTAA
- a CDS encoding saccharopine dehydrogenase family protein encodes MYNVMITGAGKIGSLIACLLADSGDYQVHLADVEFSGTDVTRLLQAMPEIKTIALDVKDQESTQAYLQKNNIIAVISSLPYFLNTHVAKAAKAAKAHYFDLTEDTSVTEAVKAIAANASTAFVPQCGLAPGFISIAANSLMKEFDHCHHAKLRVGALPQRASNALHYSLTWSTDGVINEYGNPCYGIEGGKPVVLKPLEGLESIQIDGSEYEAFNTSGGLGSLAELYQGKVQTLNYKTMRYPGHCEKMRLLMNDLKLNEDRDTLKRILERAIPKTYQDIVMVYVTVEGLKQGELSEKSYVKKVYPATIRGLEWSAIQVSTASGVCAVVDLVLGQANEYRGLILQENFHLNDVLANRFGQHYA; translated from the coding sequence ATGTACAACGTTATGATTACTGGCGCTGGGAAAATTGGAAGTTTAATTGCCTGCTTATTAGCCGATAGTGGTGACTATCAAGTTCATTTGGCTGATGTGGAGTTTTCTGGAACGGATGTCACTCGTTTATTGCAAGCGATGCCGGAAATCAAAACAATTGCGCTTGATGTCAAAGATCAGGAATCTACACAGGCTTATTTGCAAAAAAATAATATCATTGCGGTGATTTCAAGCCTTCCCTATTTTTTAAATACTCATGTTGCAAAAGCCGCAAAAGCCGCAAAAGCACATTATTTCGATCTGACTGAAGATACCTCTGTTACTGAAGCAGTCAAAGCGATCGCTGCAAATGCTTCTACTGCCTTTGTACCTCAATGCGGACTTGCGCCTGGTTTTATCAGCATTGCCGCAAATAGCCTGATGAAAGAGTTCGACCATTGTCATCATGCTAAATTGCGTGTCGGTGCACTACCGCAGCGTGCTAGCAATGCTTTACATTATTCTTTAACTTGGTCAACGGATGGTGTTATTAACGAATATGGTAATCCTTGTTATGGGATTGAGGGCGGAAAACCCGTTGTCTTAAAGCCTCTTGAGGGGCTAGAGTCTATACAAATTGATGGTTCAGAATATGAGGCATTTAATACTTCAGGTGGTTTAGGCAGTTTGGCTGAGCTTTATCAAGGAAAGGTCCAGACGTTAAACTACAAAACCATGCGTTATCCTGGGCATTGTGAAAAAATGCGTTTGTTAATGAATGATCTGAAATTAAACGAAGATCGCGATACTTTAAAGCGAATTCTGGAGCGAGCTATTCCTAAGACTTATCAGGATATCGTGATGGTTTATGTGACTGTTGAGGGCCTTAAACAAGGTGAATTAAGCGAAAAAAGTTACGTTAAAAAAGTATATCCAGCAACTATTCGCGGTTTGGAATGGTCGGCTATTCAAGTTAGCACTGCATCCGGCGTTTGTGCAGTAGTGGATTTGGTGTTAGGACAAGCCAATGAATACCGTGGTCTGATTTTACAGGAAAATTTCCATTTGAATGATGTCTTGGCCAACCGTTTTGGTCAGCATTACGCCTAG
- a CDS encoding acetyl-CoA C-acyltransferase, with amino-acid sequence MTNVYVVDVLRTPVGKAPRGVFRHTLPDELLAHTIRTLKSRNQPVDWQAIGDVVIGCAMPEAEQGMNVARVASLLAGMPQSVPAMTINRFCSSGVQSIATAAASITQGDMPLALAGGVESMSMVPLGGNKYTANPAIFNNEHVAIAYGMGITAENVAKRWEVTREQQDEFAAESHRRAVAAQQRGDFRAEISPVEITVRHADLASSEVISKKRMVTDDEGPRADTSYDAIARLRPVFAAKGTVTAGNSSQTSDGAAIALLASEDALKRYDLQPMGRLLAYAVAGVPPEVMGIGPINAIPLALKKAGITLAQLDWIELNEAFAAQALAVIKTLDLPLDKVNPLGGAIALGHPLGATGAIRTATLLHGLRRTKGRYGMVTMCIGTGMGAAAIFEAI; translated from the coding sequence ATGACAAATGTATATGTAGTTGATGTATTGCGTACTCCTGTTGGTAAAGCACCACGAGGTGTGTTTCGTCATACTCTACCGGATGAGCTTCTTGCACACACAATAAGAACGCTGAAAAGTCGTAATCAACCTGTCGATTGGCAAGCTATTGGTGATGTAGTAATTGGTTGTGCGATGCCAGAAGCCGAGCAGGGTATGAATGTTGCGCGAGTCGCTTCGTTATTAGCTGGCATGCCTCAATCAGTACCAGCCATGACCATTAATCGCTTCTGTTCTTCTGGTGTGCAAAGTATCGCAACTGCGGCGGCATCAATCACCCAGGGAGATATGCCACTTGCACTAGCCGGTGGAGTCGAAAGTATGTCCATGGTGCCTTTGGGCGGTAACAAATACACTGCAAATCCGGCAATTTTTAACAACGAACATGTTGCTATTGCTTATGGCATGGGTATTACGGCAGAAAATGTTGCCAAACGCTGGGAAGTCACCCGCGAGCAGCAGGATGAATTTGCTGCAGAAAGCCATCGGCGTGCCGTTGCGGCGCAACAACGAGGTGATTTTCGGGCAGAAATAAGTCCAGTGGAAATCACCGTACGCCATGCTGATCTGGCGTCTTCTGAGGTTATAAGCAAAAAGCGTATGGTGACTGACGATGAAGGACCACGCGCCGATACATCGTATGATGCAATAGCGCGTCTACGTCCAGTTTTTGCAGCTAAAGGAACTGTGACAGCTGGTAATAGTTCACAAACCAGTGACGGAGCGGCTATTGCTTTGTTAGCGAGTGAAGACGCATTAAAGCGGTATGATTTACAGCCTATGGGACGTTTATTAGCCTATGCTGTTGCTGGAGTTCCTCCTGAAGTTATGGGTATAGGCCCTATTAATGCAATACCCCTGGCTTTGAAAAAAGCTGGTATTACTTTAGCGCAACTCGACTGGATAGAGCTTAATGAAGCCTTTGCTGCGCAAGCTTTAGCCGTTATTAAAACACTGGATTTGCCTCTTGATAAGGTAAATCCCTTAGGCGGAGCCATTGCTTTGGGGCATCCATTAGGAGCTACAGGGGCAATCCGGACCGCTACCTTATTACATGGTTTACGACGTACAAAAGGACGATATGGGATGGTTACTATGTGTATAGGAACAGGAATGGGTGCGGCGGCAATATTTGAAGCCATTTAG
- a CDS encoding 3-hydroxyacyl-CoA dehydrogenase/enoyl-CoA hydratase family protein has translation MQEPFFIKKVAVLGAGVMGAQIAAHCANAGIETLLFDLAGKEGATNALVDKAIANLGKLKPAPLATPQTGLVLQAKNYEQNLTDLSDCDLIIEAIGERLDWKEDLYRRITPYLSKTAILVSNTSGLSINALATVLPESQRNRFCGVHFFNPPRYMHLAELIPATTTTSLLLDNLETWLTSRLGKGVVRAKDTPNFIANRIGVFSLLATLHHAQVMKLGLDEVDALTGSLLGRPKSATFRTMDVVGLDTMQHVVHTMEQQLKEDPWHAAFKLPEWLTALIKAGRLGQKSGEGIYRKNGKVIEVYDLESGTYRPAQGEVSNELKDIMKIADPIVRMQQLTTSTNKQAKFLTACYRDLFHYCAYHLAEIADNVRDVDLAIRWGFGWQYGPFETWQMAGINEMKASIEKASAEKMTLSQAKLPAWLTNIKYFYSAEGAYSAEKNEYIPRSPLAVYQRQFFPDKVLKETSHRMTTLYENEGVHLWHLKEDIAVVSFKSKANTVGQAVLDGLQEAIDKAEKECQGLIIYQSDASNFSSGADLRGVAALIQANKMDALDSMIGQFQQVALRLKYCAIPTIAALRGRALGGGCELMMHCDAVIAAFEAYPGLVEAGVGLIPAGGGCKEMAMRAAAKAQEADLMLFLQPYFQQIATALVAGSAPEAKQRGYLREKDSWVMHPNEVLFAALAQIQAMQAANYQPPLKTQFKIAGREGHARLQAGLVNWLEGGFISQHDYFLANQLAHVLCGGDVNAGELVDEAWLLHLEKQAFMTLAATPLSQARISHLLETGKPLRN, from the coding sequence ATGCAGGAACCATTTTTCATTAAAAAAGTTGCGGTTCTCGGTGCCGGTGTCATGGGGGCACAAATTGCAGCACATTGCGCGAATGCAGGGATTGAAACCTTATTATTTGATTTAGCAGGTAAAGAAGGAGCGACTAATGCTTTAGTTGATAAGGCTATTGCTAATCTGGGTAAATTAAAACCCGCACCTTTGGCTACACCGCAGACAGGGCTAGTCTTACAGGCAAAAAATTATGAGCAAAATTTGACTGATTTGTCTGATTGTGACTTAATTATTGAAGCAATTGGTGAACGTTTAGATTGGAAAGAAGATTTATACCGGCGTATTACGCCCTATTTGAGTAAAACAGCTATTTTAGTCAGTAACACGTCAGGCTTGAGTATTAATGCTCTTGCCACGGTGCTGCCCGAATCACAGCGCAACCGGTTTTGTGGTGTCCATTTTTTTAATCCACCACGCTATATGCATCTGGCTGAATTAATACCAGCAACTACAACCACATCGCTATTACTGGATAATTTGGAAACCTGGCTAACCAGTCGCCTGGGTAAGGGAGTTGTACGCGCTAAAGATACACCGAATTTCATTGCTAACCGAATAGGGGTGTTTTCACTATTAGCTACTTTACATCATGCACAAGTAATGAAACTTGGTTTAGATGAAGTAGATGCTTTAACTGGTTCTTTATTAGGCCGACCAAAATCGGCTACCTTTAGAACCATGGATGTTGTAGGGTTAGATACCATGCAACATGTCGTGCACACGATGGAGCAACAGCTTAAAGAAGATCCTTGGCATGCTGCATTTAAATTACCGGAGTGGTTGACAGCTTTGATTAAAGCAGGCCGTTTAGGTCAGAAATCAGGGGAAGGCATTTATCGTAAAAATGGAAAGGTTATTGAAGTTTATGATCTTGAATCAGGAACTTATCGTCCAGCCCAGGGCGAGGTCAGTAATGAATTAAAAGATATTATGAAGATTGCTGATCCAATAGTGCGCATGCAGCAATTGACTACCTCTACAAATAAACAAGCCAAATTTTTGACCGCTTGTTATCGTGATCTCTTCCATTACTGTGCTTATCATTTAGCTGAGATAGCTGACAATGTACGCGATGTTGATTTAGCCATTCGTTGGGGCTTTGGTTGGCAATATGGTCCTTTTGAAACTTGGCAAATGGCTGGTATTAATGAAATGAAAGCCAGCATAGAAAAAGCTAGCGCTGAAAAAATGACTTTAAGTCAAGCCAAATTACCTGCCTGGCTAACTAATATTAAATATTTTTATAGTGCGGAGGGTGCTTATTCCGCCGAGAAGAATGAGTATATTCCACGTAGCCCGCTAGCAGTTTATCAGCGTCAGTTTTTCCCGGATAAAGTGTTAAAAGAAACGTCTCATCGTATGACAACTTTATATGAGAATGAAGGTGTTCATTTGTGGCATCTAAAAGAAGATATTGCGGTTGTTAGTTTTAAGAGTAAAGCCAATACTGTTGGGCAAGCGGTGCTTGATGGCTTACAAGAGGCAATAGACAAAGCTGAAAAAGAATGCCAAGGTTTAATTATTTACCAATCTGATGCCTCAAATTTTAGTTCTGGCGCTGATTTACGAGGTGTTGCTGCGTTGATTCAGGCAAATAAGATGGATGCGCTGGATTCAATGATTGGCCAATTTCAACAAGTTGCACTGCGCTTAAAGTATTGTGCAATTCCAACCATTGCAGCACTTCGAGGACGTGCTCTAGGTGGTGGTTGTGAATTGATGATGCATTGCGATGCAGTCATTGCTGCTTTTGAGGCTTATCCTGGTTTGGTAGAGGCTGGGGTTGGCCTTATCCCTGCTGGCGGTGGGTGTAAAGAAATGGCGATGAGAGCTGCTGCCAAAGCGCAAGAAGCGGATTTAATGCTTTTCTTGCAACCGTATTTTCAACAAATTGCGACGGCGCTTGTAGCTGGCAGTGCGCCTGAGGCCAAGCAGCGCGGCTACCTGCGTGAGAAAGATAGTTGGGTGATGCACCCTAATGAAGTGCTTTTTGCTGCACTTGCACAAATTCAAGCAATGCAAGCTGCAAATTATCAGCCACCGCTTAAAACCCAGTTTAAAATTGCCGGACGAGAGGGACATGCACGTTTGCAAGCCGGGTTAGTCAATTGGCTTGAAGGGGGTTTTATTTCTCAACACGACTATTTTCTTGCCAATCAACTTGCTCATGTACTTTGTGGTGGGGATGTTAATGCGGGCGAATTAGTTGATGAGGCCTGGTTACTACATCTGGAAAAACAAGCCTTCATGACTTTGGCGGCAACACCATTATCTCAGGCTCGTATTTCCCATCTGTTAGAAACTGGTAAGCCATTGCGCAATTAA
- the amaB gene encoding L-piperidine-6-carboxylate dehydrogenase has product MDLLKHLNINDVNPGAFSGQGWQSQIGTSRLPSFNPATGEKLAEIATCSMRDYERVIERGQIAAKEWQTIPAPKRGEIIRQIGQALRDHKNLLGSLVSLEMGKSKQEGDGEVQEMIDIADFAVGQSRMLYGNTMHSERPNHRMYEQWHPYGIVGVISAFNFPVAVWSWNAFIAAICGNVTLWKPSAKTPLCAIAVHHICNQVLQKNNCPEIFSLIIPESHDIADAMVNDMRIPLISFTGSTAVGRQVAAKVAKRLGKTILELGGNNAIILDESADLNLAIPGIVFGAVGTAGQRCTSTRRLFVHESMYRDVVKRLQHAYEQITIGDPLDSNNLMGPLIDEQAVNQFRKAITRILAAGGQIAFGGEVINQAGYFVQPTLVTDVKNEWDIVQEETFAPILYVMPYRSLEEAIALQNGVPQGLSSALFTQNLKNAERYLSAMGSDCGIANINIGTSGAEIGGAFGGEKETGGGRESGSDSWKAYMRRQTNTINWGDALPLAQGIRFNLS; this is encoded by the coding sequence ATGGATTTATTAAAACATTTAAATATCAACGACGTTAACCCTGGCGCTTTCAGTGGTCAGGGTTGGCAAAGCCAGATTGGTACTAGTCGTTTACCCTCTTTTAATCCGGCAACGGGTGAGAAGCTGGCTGAAATAGCAACCTGTTCAATGCGTGATTATGAGCGGGTGATAGAGCGAGGACAAATCGCAGCTAAAGAATGGCAGACAATACCTGCTCCCAAGCGTGGAGAAATAATTCGTCAAATTGGACAAGCGTTACGTGACCATAAAAATCTATTAGGCAGTCTAGTATCACTTGAAATGGGCAAATCTAAGCAGGAAGGCGATGGTGAAGTACAGGAGATGATTGATATTGCTGATTTTGCTGTCGGTCAATCACGTATGCTTTATGGTAATACCATGCATTCCGAGCGTCCTAATCATCGTATGTACGAGCAATGGCATCCTTATGGTATTGTTGGTGTCATATCAGCCTTTAACTTTCCTGTCGCGGTCTGGTCATGGAATGCTTTTATTGCAGCAATCTGTGGCAATGTAACGCTGTGGAAACCTTCAGCTAAGACACCACTTTGTGCTATTGCAGTACATCATATTTGTAATCAGGTATTACAAAAAAATAATTGCCCAGAAATTTTTAGTTTAATTATTCCTGAGTCGCATGATATTGCTGATGCGATGGTAAATGATATGCGTATACCGCTCATTTCTTTTACTGGCTCAACAGCTGTAGGTAGGCAGGTTGCGGCCAAAGTGGCGAAACGCCTAGGAAAAACAATTCTGGAGCTGGGTGGAAATAATGCGATCATTCTCGATGAATCCGCTGATTTAAATCTTGCTATCCCAGGTATTGTCTTTGGTGCGGTTGGTACAGCAGGTCAACGATGTACTTCCACCAGGCGTCTATTTGTTCATGAATCAATGTATCGCGATGTTGTTAAGCGACTACAACATGCTTATGAGCAAATTACTATCGGTGACCCTTTAGACAGCAACAATTTAATGGGACCTCTGATTGATGAACAGGCTGTAAACCAATTTCGCAAAGCGATTACACGTATACTTGCTGCAGGCGGACAAATTGCATTTGGTGGTGAGGTGATCAATCAAGCTGGTTATTTTGTTCAACCCACTTTGGTGACTGACGTGAAAAACGAATGGGATATTGTACAAGAAGAAACATTTGCCCCTATTCTTTACGTGATGCCTTATCGCAGTCTGGAGGAAGCAATTGCTTTACAAAATGGTGTCCCACAAGGCCTATCTTCTGCGTTGTTCACCCAGAATCTTAAGAACGCCGAGCGTTATTTAAGTGCTATGGGTAGCGATTGCGGCATAGCCAACATTAACATTGGCACATCCGGGGCTGAAATTGGTGGCGCTTTCGGTGGTGAAAAAGAGACTGGAGGTGGTCGCGAGTCAGGTTCTGATTCCTGGAAAGCTTATATGCGTCGGCAAACGAATACGATTAACTGGGGAGATGCACTACCTTTAGCCCAGGGAATTCGTTTCAATCTGTCTTAG
- the leuS gene encoding leucine--tRNA ligase has protein sequence MDNSYKPQEIEEQAQQYWLKKQSFSVSEDLNKEKFYCLSMFPYPSGTLHMGHVRNYTLGDVIARYQRALGKNVLQPIGWDAFGLPAENAAIKHGIHPAEWTKKNIASMKEQFLRLGNAYDWKREIATCDADYYRWEQWFFIKLYEKGLVYKKNAVVNWDPVDQTVLANEQVVDGRGWRSGALVERREISQWFIKITAYADELLNDLNTLDEWPAQVKQMQRNWIGRSEGCEISFKVPGFAKRLKIYTTRPDTLLGVTYLAVAPDHPLAKEAANKHPEVQAFLDSCQGIRMAEADIATMEKRGIDTGMTAIHPITGLEVPVWVANFVLMQYGSGAVMAVPAHDQRDWEFAKKYKLPMKEVIKPVDGSHDYNKSAFTQEGQLVNSGQFDGLSSSEAQKEIANYLETHDAGKTTINYRLRDWGVSRQRYWGTPIPMIFCEECGIVPVPEDDLPVTLPDNIQFTGNGSPLAQCSEFVQTQCPKCGQDATRETDTFDTFVESSWYYARFACKGQDNAMLDDRAKYWTPVDQYIGGIEHAVMHLLYARFFHKLMRDEGLVNSDEPFKALLTQGMVLKDGHKMSKSLGNVVDPNHLIDTYGADTARLFVMFAAPPEQSLEWSDTAVEGAHRFLKRIWSFACQHQQLFIDINDAIMGGNGHVDWQHAQNRLKKSRLVVHQILAQANNDYERHQFNTVVSGCMKLFNELSGYELQNEEDKYFLHSGMSILLRLLAPITPHICHHIWQQLGFEKAIIDAPWPKVDKSALKSDEIDYVVQINGKLRAQFTADNDITEDVLIDLAKQHTKAFLEGKTIKKAVVVTHRQLINLVVS, from the coding sequence ATGGATAACAGCTATAAACCCCAAGAAATTGAAGAACAAGCCCAGCAGTATTGGCTTAAAAAACAATCATTTAGTGTTTCCGAAGACTTAAATAAAGAAAAATTTTACTGCTTATCCATGTTTCCTTATCCCAGTGGTACCCTGCATATGGGACATGTTCGTAACTATACCCTGGGTGATGTTATTGCTCGTTATCAGCGTGCTTTGGGCAAAAATGTATTACAACCTATCGGCTGGGATGCTTTTGGTTTACCCGCAGAAAATGCAGCAATAAAACATGGTATCCACCCTGCTGAATGGACAAAGAAAAATATAGCGTCAATGAAAGAGCAATTCCTGCGTTTAGGTAATGCTTATGATTGGAAGCGTGAAATAGCCACCTGTGATGCTGACTATTACCGTTGGGAACAATGGTTTTTTATCAAGTTATATGAGAAAGGACTGGTTTATAAGAAAAATGCGGTAGTGAACTGGGATCCTGTCGACCAAACCGTTCTAGCCAATGAGCAAGTTGTTGATGGACGCGGCTGGCGCTCAGGTGCCTTGGTTGAACGCCGTGAAATTTCACAATGGTTTATTAAAATTACCGCTTATGCTGACGAATTACTTAACGATCTTAATACCCTGGATGAATGGCCTGCTCAAGTTAAACAAATGCAACGAAATTGGATTGGCCGTTCTGAAGGCTGCGAAATCAGTTTCAAAGTACCAGGTTTTGCCAAGCGATTAAAAATTTATACGACACGTCCGGATACTCTATTAGGAGTAACTTATCTGGCGGTAGCTCCTGACCATCCACTTGCCAAAGAGGCAGCGAACAAACATCCAGAGGTGCAAGCCTTCCTCGATAGTTGCCAGGGTATTCGTATGGCAGAAGCGGATATTGCCACGATGGAAAAACGAGGTATTGATACAGGAATGACTGCCATTCATCCCATCACCGGTCTTGAAGTCCCTGTTTGGGTGGCTAATTTTGTACTCATGCAATATGGTTCTGGCGCTGTGATGGCTGTGCCTGCTCATGATCAGAGAGATTGGGAGTTTGCTAAAAAATATAAACTGCCCATGAAAGAAGTCATCAAACCTGTCGATGGTTCACATGATTACAACAAATCCGCCTTTACCCAGGAAGGCCAATTAGTAAACTCAGGCCAATTTGATGGTTTATCCTCTAGTGAAGCCCAAAAAGAGATTGCCAATTACCTTGAAACCCACGATGCAGGTAAAACAACAATTAATTATAGGCTGCGTGATTGGGGAGTATCCCGCCAACGTTACTGGGGCACACCAATTCCAATGATTTTTTGCGAAGAATGCGGTATTGTGCCTGTTCCTGAGGATGACTTACCCGTCACTTTACCAGACAATATTCAATTTACTGGTAACGGTTCACCATTAGCCCAGTGTAGCGAATTTGTCCAGACTCAATGCCCTAAATGCGGGCAAGATGCAACACGAGAAACAGATACTTTTGATACTTTTGTTGAGTCCTCTTGGTATTACGCCCGTTTCGCTTGCAAGGGACAAGACAATGCCATGCTTGATGATAGAGCTAAATATTGGACACCAGTCGATCAGTACATCGGTGGTATCGAACATGCCGTAATGCATTTGCTGTATGCGCGTTTTTTCCACAAATTAATGCGTGATGAAGGTTTAGTGAATTCTGATGAACCTTTTAAGGCTCTACTCACCCAGGGCATGGTTCTCAAAGATGGCCATAAAATGTCTAAATCGTTAGGTAATGTCGTAGACCCAAATCACCTGATAGACACTTATGGTGCTGATACAGCACGTTTGTTTGTAATGTTTGCAGCCCCACCAGAACAGTCATTAGAGTGGTCTGATACCGCCGTTGAAGGGGCGCATCGTTTCCTGAAACGAATCTGGTCTTTCGCTTGCCAGCACCAACAGCTATTTATTGACATAAATGATGCCATCATGGGCGGCAATGGTCATGTCGATTGGCAACATGCTCAAAATCGCTTAAAAAAATCTCGTTTGGTTGTACACCAGATTTTAGCCCAAGCTAACAACGATTATGAGCGGCACCAATTCAATACCGTTGTTTCTGGTTGCATGAAACTTTTTAATGAACTCTCTGGTTATGAACTACAAAATGAAGAAGATAAATACTTCCTCCATTCCGGAATGAGTATTCTTCTTCGTCTTTTAGCCCCTATCACCCCACATATTTGCCATCATATATGGCAGCAACTAGGTTTTGAAAAAGCAATTATTGATGCTCCCTGGCCTAAGGTTGACAAGAGTGCCTTAAAAAGTGATGAGATAGATTATGTGGTACAGATCAACGGCAAACTAAGAGCTCAATTTACAGCTGATAATGATATTACAGAAGATGTACTGATTGACTTAGCCAAGCAGCATACAAAAGCTTTTCTGGAAGGAAAAACAATTAAAAAAGCAGTCGTTGTTACTCATCGCCAATTGATTAATTTGGTTGTCAGCTAA